In a single window of the Vicinamibacteria bacterium genome:
- a CDS encoding type II toxin-antitoxin system prevent-host-death family antitoxin: MKFITVRDAKATLSGAIEDSQEQKIVITKHGKPVCILIGCEGYDIEDVLTIADPAFWEMIEERRKKGRTRSLASVRERFARKDAHSARQRLTKSRKKRSSTE; encoded by the coding sequence ATGAAGTTCATCACGGTTCGCGACGCCAAAGCAACGTTGAGCGGAGCCATCGAGGACAGTCAAGAACAGAAGATCGTCATCACGAAGCACGGCAAGCCCGTATGCATCTTGATTGGATGCGAGGGCTACGACATCGAAGACGTGCTGACGATCGCCGATCCAGCGTTTTGGGAAATGATCGAGGAGCGCCGCAAGAAGGGCCGAACTCGTTCACTCGCGAGTGTGCGAGAACGATTCGCGCGAAAAGACGCTCACTCGGCTCGCCAGCGCTTGACGAAGTCAAGGAAGAAGCGGTCCTCGACA
- a CDS encoding type II toxin-antitoxin system RelE/ParE family toxin encodes MYEIEIHEAAEAELDTLRPYDRNRILDDIEEQLEFEPGLVTRRKKVLEAVEPPWDQLGPVWQLSVGDFRVFYDIVEKDRLVIVRAVRKKPAHRTTDEIQ; translated from the coding sequence GTGTACGAGATCGAGATTCATGAGGCTGCTGAAGCCGAGCTCGATACCCTACGTCCGTACGACCGCAATCGCATCCTCGACGACATCGAAGAGCAGCTGGAGTTCGAGCCGGGTCTAGTGACGCGACGAAAGAAAGTGCTCGAAGCGGTGGAGCCGCCCTGGGATCAACTTGGACCGGTGTGGCAGCTCAGTGTCGGCGATTTCCGCGTGTTCTATGACATCGTCGAAAAAGATCGGCTCGTCATCGTTCGTGCCGTGCGGAAGAAGCCTGCACACCGGACGACCGACGAGATACAGTAG
- a CDS encoding helix-turn-helix transcriptional regulator — MLNVRALRAFIKARGWSQAELARRIGVSRQAVSLWFRGDEANVQGKHLLKLSEVLGVSAEELTKPLPCFEPEAHDQLLVTLLWDRVYPDLDDFAVALNARDPRAIGRFVEVYGLYAAEATLGAFVWDRFPDYERHIHPARRRELRTLWSWHENRTAA; from the coding sequence ATGTTGAATGTTAGGGCGTTGCGCGCCTTCATAAAGGCGCGCGGTTGGAGCCAGGCCGAGCTTGCGCGACGCATTGGAGTGAGCCGCCAGGCCGTGTCGCTATGGTTTCGCGGCGATGAGGCGAACGTCCAAGGCAAGCACCTGCTGAAGCTGAGCGAGGTCCTCGGGGTCTCGGCCGAGGAGCTCACCAAGCCGCTTCCGTGCTTCGAGCCCGAAGCTCACGACCAGCTCCTCGTCACGCTGCTCTGGGATCGTGTCTATCCCGATCTCGACGATTTCGCGGTGGCGTTGAACGCGCGGGATCCGCGCGCGATCGGTCGATTCGTGGAAGTCTACGGCCTTTACGCCGCGGAAGCGACGCTCGGGGCGTTCGTCTGGGACCGGTTTCCCGACTATGAGCGGCACATCCATCCCGCTCGTCGCCGTGAGTTGAGGACGTTGTGGTCATGGCACGAAAACCGGACGGCGGCCTAG
- a CDS encoding ATP-binding cassette domain-containing protein, protein MIHVTVRLPLDSFELDVSLDLNEPMTALFGPSGVGKTSLLETIAGLRQPAEGEIRIDEELLFSSRQRVWLPPELRRVGYVPQDALLFPHMSVRRNLGYGSRLVNRKDLQLSVVYSSRRINCAMGGGAFS, encoded by the coding sequence ATGATCCACGTCACCGTGCGGCTTCCGCTCGACTCTTTCGAGCTCGACGTGTCGCTCGATCTGAACGAGCCGATGACCGCCCTCTTCGGCCCCTCCGGCGTGGGGAAGACGTCGCTTCTCGAGACGATCGCCGGCCTCCGTCAGCCCGCCGAGGGAGAGATCCGGATCGACGAGGAGTTGTTGTTCTCATCGCGGCAAAGAGTCTGGTTGCCACCGGAGCTGAGGCGCGTCGGTTACGTGCCCCAGGATGCTCTGCTCTTTCCCCACATGAGCGTTCGCCGCAATCTCGGTTATGGAAGCCGCCTGGTGAACCGTAAAGACCTACAACTCTCGGTCGTCTACTCCAGTCGTCGGATCAATTGTGCGATGGGCGGAGGTGCCTTCTCATGA